The following are encoded together in the Sulfurihydrogenibium sp. genome:
- a CDS encoding TIGR00282 family metallophosphoesterase has translation MNVLLIGDVIGRTGRRAVKSVLPKLIEELNINFVVLNGENLAHGNGITKSVFQEMIEVKVDVITSGNHTFDKKEVFEIIDDERLLRPANLPPTAPGKGFNVYEKNGYKVAVINLMGRAFMGMVLDCPFRKFDEIYEIIKDKVDYIIVDFHAEATSEKQAFGYYVDSRADIVFGTHTHVPTADERFLPGGTAFISDVGMTGALDSVIGVRKDEIIKKFISGIPQKYEPAEGQFIFNALYVNLKDRNLKRIQIKEEVGKESKG, from the coding sequence ATGAATGTTTTACTTATAGGCGATGTAATCGGTAGAACCGGCAGGAGGGCTGTTAAGTCAGTTCTTCCTAAGTTAATTGAAGAATTAAACATTAACTTTGTTGTTTTAAACGGTGAAAATTTAGCACATGGAAACGGCATCACAAAATCAGTTTTTCAGGAGATGATAGAAGTAAAGGTTGATGTTATCACATCAGGAAATCATACCTTCGATAAAAAGGAAGTTTTTGAAATCATTGATGATGAAAGACTTTTAAGACCTGCAAATTTACCGCCAACTGCACCGGGAAAGGGATTTAATGTATATGAAAAAAATGGTTATAAAGTAGCTGTTATAAACCTAATGGGTAGAGCTTTTATGGGAATGGTCTTAGATTGTCCGTTTAGAAAGTTTGATGAAATTTATGAGATTATCAAAGATAAGGTAGATTACATTATCGTAGATTTTCATGCTGAAGCAACGTCAGAAAAACAAGCATTTGGCTATTATGTAGATTCAAGAGCTGATATAGTTTTTGGAACCCATACTCATGTACCAACAGCAGATGAAAGATTTTTGCCCGGTGGTACCGCTTTTATATCAGATGTAGGAATGACAGGAGCTTTAGACTCTGTTATTGGCGTAAGGAAAGATGAAATCATAAAAAAATTTATCTCAGGAATTCCACAAAAATATGAACCTGCTGAAGGTCAGTTTATTTTTAATGCACTTTATGTTAATCTTAAAGATAGGAATTTAAAGAGAATACAAATAAAGGAAGAGGTCGGGAAAGAAAGTAAGGGATAA